The sequence below is a genomic window from Theobroma cacao cultivar B97-61/B2 chromosome 6, Criollo_cocoa_genome_V2, whole genome shotgun sequence.
TTCCCACCGTCTCGTTGCTCCTGGCCCTTTGGGAATTGTACCTATGGTGATTCAGAGAAGGAGCCCTTTATAGCAGCGCACAATATTATCCTAGCACATATAGCAGCTGTTCATATTTACAGAACCAAATACCAGGTATCAATTGGCACTAAACAAACCATTGATGCAATGTAGGCTTAGCTGCCGTAGGAACACCCAAAGTAGAGATTTCTAAGTTAATGCTAAATGTCTAGGAAACGCAAGGAGGTAGCATTGGAATTGTCTTGCATTGCTTTTGGTTTGAATCCATCAGCAACTCTCTAGCTGACAAGCTAGCAGCTGAAAGAGCTCAATCCTTCACTATGAAGTGGTAGGTTTCTTCACCATTCTCTTCGTCaaagttttctttatttattgatttgcATGCATATTGATATGCTGAAGGGCACCTAACTAAACTTAAATGCAGGTTCCTAGACCCAATCATATTCGGAAGATATCCTCCAGAAATGCAAAACATTCTAGGATCTATTTTACCTGAATTTTCGACAACTGAGAAGGAGAAGCTGAACAAAGGATTGGATTTTATTGGAGTTAACCACTACTCGAGTTACTATGTCAAGGACTGCATGTTCTCTGTGTGTGAACCAGGAACAGGAACTTCAAAGACGGAAGGATTTTGGGGGCAAAGTTCACAGAAAAATGGCATTCCTATAGGGGAACTTGTATGTAACCTTAATTATATTTATCACAACTGTGCTGCATTGTAATGTAAGCTACTAACTGAAGCTTTTCCACTATGCAGACTGATCTGGATTGGCTGAACGTTTACCCTCAAGGAATGGAGAAGATTGTAACCTATCTTAAAGAGACATACCATAACATACCCATGATCATTACAGAAAATGGTAGGAAAAAAGACCAGAGGTGTCCTTTAAATgcaaaacttatatttttatcaacGTATCGTTTTCCATGCAGGATATGGAGAGGTGAGCAAAGCAAATTCCACCACTGAAGAATTTTTACATGATGTCAAACGAGTTGAGTACTTGGCTGGATACTTGGATCAACTTTCAACAGCAATCAGGTTAGAATAATTGAAACTGTGGTTTATTATAAAAACCTGATCAAAACTTCATTCACATTGCTGCTATTTTGATTCTAACTAGCTATACGTTACATTGCGTAACTGTCTTCCTTCTACATCCTCGTGCAAGCTTCTTAGCATTTCCGTAGGAGAACTGATCTGGTCCATGGGACAGCCTTACTATGCTGAAAAGCTGGATATGTGAGCAATTATTAAGTTGCTATCGTATTGACGATAATAGATTGATGTTGTTCTCTTGAATGCTATCAGGAAGGGAGCAGATGTGAGGGGTTACTTTGTCTGGTCTTTGCTGGACAACTTTGAATGGAATTTTGGATATACGGTACGGTTTGGACTTCACCATGTTGACTTTAAGACCCTGAAGAGAACTCCTAAATCGTCAGCAACTTGGTACAAAAATTTCATCTCGGAGAATGGCCAAGTACAAGACCAGAAACCAGGACATGTTCAGAACCACCCTTACTACTATTAGACTATTCCTAGATCTTTGCTCCATTAATGTCGAAAACTCATTTGTGATCAAACTGGGGGAATAAATTGTTCTTCAGGTTTGGCACTATGATATTATGGGCTATGAAATATATTTCTCCTTTTCCACTACCAACAACTTATCAGTACTAGTAATTAAGTAGACAAGAGAACATGCATCCCTAAATTCACCCTGATTCCAATAGTACGTGCATTATACATACAAGGGAGACAGGAAACTCATTTGCATTGATTTTGGGCCAACTTTACACTGCAAGAATGTCCTGGCAGAGGTTTCATGAAGAAATGTTTCTGTCCACTGATAAGTATATCAGAAGgatatgaaatttttcaccccaATACAAATCATGTTCAATCTTCTCTTCACAACCCTTCCTAACTTTGCTTAATTactctataaaatactaaCTGGAACCGTAGAAAGTCGACCATCCAGGATCATTACGTGCAAAATGTAGTTGCTGCCCTCCAACTTTTCCCTCTGCAACTTGATTTCCACTATGGGTCTTTGAATTATTGATTCCAGACGCCTCCTCTCTGGTCTGCAGGTGAAACTTTTTAGCTGGCATGTCTATCTCTTTGACTTTACACCATCCGACTGCAAATGGCTGTTTCAGCAGAAGGGCATGAGGAATTATGCAATTGGAGGGCCAGACTACCAGTCAAGGAAGAAAACTAAATTATTTTGCcttttattcttaaaaatatatataaatatttgtaattctgtggttaattttcttatatatatatatatattcattaaattgcatttctttttatttttattttgaacattaTTGATGACGTCTTCTGGCTATTTGTTCATAGAAGCAGTCcaatatcatcatcacatgcattttatattcttattaGTTATTAATAATGTAATCCCATTTCCGTGCAAGAAACTAAAATCCATCTCATACTTTTTTCTAAAGTTTGAAATCAAAGTTCCATTTAATCGACTTAgaacaaaatattataaatatatttgtataatcAAGTAAGGTCaattgaaaataaacaaatttaagCATTATACTTTGATTCAACCCCCCACGTAAAATATTACAACCTTGCACTAAATCAAGcttgaatttttaattgagaAATGGTTTTAGCACCTGTTTTATTCGATTAACTATATGTTAATCTTTCAAGAGAATAAGTACCCtttcatgattttcaatttgatttcattttttgaatttaattaaatagatttctgttataattatattttaatttaatagatGTGAGATTTTCTTATTACTGATTTAATAAATGGATAAGTTCTCGTCAAGtttttatgtaaattaatttgtctatttttgaatttgactTTCCAGTTCATTCCTTGCGTCAAGCTCCGGAAAACTATACGAAATGGGGGGTAAGGACTAAGGCGCTCCATTTTTTTGCCATAGTCAACGTTGGCATGCATGCGAACAGTATTTGCCTACTTCATCCAAATCCTATCCTGTTATTTTTCAATCTACCAATTTCCCTTCCTGTTTCTGCGTGTGTCTCGTCAAGCACGCCATTGTGACTACGTATATGTATAGAGATGACTCTATTTTCTGCCATTGGGTTATAGCAGCAGCTTCGGATAGTCAGTCATGGATATTTCTATGCTTTACATCGGTTCCTTTCTCTTACAGATTCTGTTCATGTTACCTCTCTCCATTTCATCCGAGCTGCAGACCCTGAAACAAACCTTGGGTAATCCATCTTCATCATTTCCTCCCAACTTTCTCTTCGGGACGGCCTCTTCCGCTTACCAGGTTTGCTTCACCATGTCTCAATCTGTTACAGTTTCTTATCCTTGTCTGTAAAAAACAGATAAAATTCTGCTTGTGCTGTTGTTTCATCTGTGGCAGTATGAAGGTGGTTACTTGAGCGATGGCAAAGGTTTGAACAACTGGGATGTTTACACCCACAAACCAGGTATGAGCATCACCTCTCCCAGCATTTTTAGCAGGATGCATGGCGTCCTTCATTGCAGAAACGCTTCCAGAGTTGCATTGTGTTCCTTGATCAATGAAAACACCATTGAATAGAATCTAACAGTACAAAGTTTACAGTCTACTCTATAAGAATATTTCCATATTTATGAAAAGAGATCAAACGATTATTGCAGAAAACGTAATCGACGGAAGCAATGGAGACGTAGCAGTGGATCATTATAATCGGTATATGGTATGTCTACGTCCTAATGCACCTTTACAATTTGCACCTACCTTTCTCAatcatttttcaataaaaataaatcatatgaTTACTTACTTACAGAGATATTCATTTGGTATAGGAAGACATTGATCTAATGGTATCACTTGGAGTCAACAGCTATCGATTCTCTATTTCTTGGGCAAGAATTCTACCTAGTAAGTCTTTGATATCGTTTGAATTCGGGTTATTTGAATCAGGACCTGTATCTAACTATATACCATGAAATTTCCCGACAGAAGGGAAATTTGGAGAGGTCAATCCAGCCGGTATCAACTTCTACAACAAGCTAATTGATGCTCTCCTGCTTAAAGGTTATATACCGTTCTTAAGAATGCATAGACATCACATTCAAACCGGTGATTGCACCCTCAATTGGACATGTTTTTCTTACAGGGATTGAACCATTTGTAACACTGACGCACGTTGATCTTCCCCAAGAAATCGAGGACAGATATGGAAGTTGGCTGAGTCCCGAATCACAGTAACTATCTTGGTTCTTGTCATGAGCGTCTGTACATTGAATCGGATATGTGATAATGGCTttcttctttcaatttcaGGGAGGATTTTGCATATTTTGCAGAAGTATGCTTCCGGTCCTTCGGAGACCGGGTGAAGTATTGGGTCACCTTCAATGAGCCCAATTACCAAGTCAAGTTTGGGTATCGTACAGGTACATTCCCACCATCTCGTTGCTCCTGGCCCTTCGGGAATTGTACCAGTGGGGATTCAGACAAGGAGCCTTTCATAGCAGCCCACAACATTATCCTCTCACATGCTGCCGCTGTCCATATTTACAGAACCAAATACCAGGTATCAATTGTACTGAAAATCTAAATGCCATTGGTGTAAATGTAGACTTAGCAACTGTATGGGCGTGTAGGCGAAGCAAGGAGGTAGTATTGGGATCGTCTTGAATTGCGCATGGTTTGAACCCATCAGCAACTCTCTAGCTGATAAGCTAGCAGCTGAGAGAGCTCAATCCTTCTCTATAAATTGGTAGGTTTCTTCACCATTCTTTTTATCAATGTTTACATAGGCATATTTTGACATGCAGAAAGATACGTAACTAAACTTGAATGCAGGTTCCTAGACCCAATCATATTCGGAAGATATCCTATTGAAATGCAAAACATTCTAGGATCTATTTTACCTGAATTTTCGATAACTGAGAAAGAGAAGCTGCAGAAAGGATTGGATTTCATCGGAATTAACCACTACTCAAGTTCCTATGTCCAGGATTGCATGTTTTCTGCGTGTGAACCAGGAACGGGAACCTCAAAGACAGAAGGATTTTGGAGACAAACTTCACAGAAAAATGGCATTCCTATAGGAGAATCTGTATGTAACCTTTAACTTATCACCTATTCAAAACTTACATCACAAGTACTTAAACCAGAAGCTAAATCTTTTTGCTATGCAGACTGACCTGGACTGGCTGTATGTTTACCCTAGAGGAATGGAGAAGATCGTAACCTATCTTAAAAAAAGATACCATAACATACCCATGATCATTACAGAAAATGGTAGGAAAAGACCAAAGGTATCCTTTATATCTCAATTTCAGAGCTTTTGACACccataaatatattgtgttcaATGCCAGGATATGGAGAGGAGGGCAAAGCAAACGCCACCATTGAAGATTTCTTACAAGATGTCAAAAGAGCGGAGTACATGGCTGGGTACTTAGATGCACTGTCAACAGCAATCAGGAAAGGAGCAGATGTTAGAGGCTACTTTGCCTGGTCTTTGCTAGACAACTTTGAATGGCAGTATGGGTATACAAGAAGATTCGGAGTTCACCATGTTGACTATAAAACACTGAAGAGAACTCCCAAATTTTCAGCATCTTGGTACAAGGAATTCATCGCAGTGCAAGGCAAAGTAAAATACCAGACAACAGAACGTGTTCAAAAACACCCTTACTACTATTAGCATAAATTATTCCTTGCGGGTTTGAGATTTTGCTTTCCTGAACAATGAAACGCTTCTCCCTTGTTACTGCCAACAACCTTCACGGTAAAAGTATACTTAAATGTAAATTACTAGTAGACAAGAGAACAAagattcattaattttaaatacaaATTTACAATGTTTGTCCAAGCAAGggggtaaagatttgagtggtGGGTAGATTCATGAAGATGTGTTTTGCAGCTCGTAATAGCAGAAGTTAAATTTTTCATACAAGTGCAAAATCGTTTTCAATCTTCTCCTGACAACCCTAATAACTTTACTTCCTTATTAAcatcctctctctctctctctctctctctctcatgccttttatcttttttggtGGGGTTGGGGAAAGAGTTCAAGAAGTTTTCTGCTCTCTAACCTTGCCTGCAATTAGGCTACTAAAAATTCTAGAGCCCCCTTGTAAACAGAAATGAGACCTTTACAACAAGAGTGAAATATGGCAGAGACCTTAAAATCaggtaaaagaagaaaattttgtatCTTACTGTTTATCTTACCCACATATCCAATCTAAGCCTTTCTAGATCTCCACCAAGGGGATCTTGCCTTGTAAAAGTGCTCACCATCATCCCATGAAATTTGACATGCTTGGAGACCAATGGCAACACTTGGCTCTTTTCCAAACTGGGAAATCCACTCTGTAATAGCAATTTCTTTATCATTCTCACTAGTGTGCTTCTTGTATTTGCCAAATGGGTTAAGTCCAGGATTGGCTATCTCTGCAATAGTAGGTGGCATGTACATTGAGTCGCCCAATATTGGTGCCCCACAGGCAGCCAGTTGTGCACGAACCTGCATCAAATGTTTAGTAGTTATTAAAAGTCTAGTCTTCTCTTGCCAATactataaaaaattacataaaggTTCATTATTTTCTGCTCCTCTCCATTAATCAAGTACAAAAAACTAGCACCCAAATGAAGGTTGAGGGATGCAGAAATGGACCGTCTACTTGCAATATTACTAATAACTATTTTTCTACTAGAACTGAATATTTCAAAGAAATCCTTTAATTGAAACTGAATTATCTGGAATGGAGGAATTTCATTTCCCTTATACTTCAGTCTTTCTAGATTCTAAACCTCACAATAATCTAGATGagattttttcttcaaataagGAAGCAGTTGCCATCTCTAAAAGCAAGAGCATGTTACTGGATGTATGGCAATAATTACTATGATTACCTTTTCAATGGCACCATAGATTGGGGAAAGTGATACTATTAACGATATGCATAGTCTTACTCCTACATTATGCATTGCTTATGAAGTGTATAGCAAGTCAACTTAGAAGactagagaaagaaagagccGAATAACCTGATGAGTCCGACCAGTCAAAAGGTTTATTTTACACTCATAAGCATGATCTTTCAAAGGCCACCCAGAGTCTTCAATACAGTAGTTTTCTTGAATGACATAATCTGGCCAGGGAACCTTCTTGCATTCCATAACCTCAAGTTGACACAAGTACCATCCTTTAATAAAGTCTGCAAGTCATATAAATTCCAGGCTCAACCCATATTACAAAAGTTGAATAGGACAGATAGAGAACGGCATATAAACAAAGATCTGCAGACAAAACGGTTCTGAGCAAATTAGGGGGAAAAAATCTCCACATAATTGTAGAAATCATGTagtaagtaaaagaaagtttttaactaaaaacacaATTAACTACTGAAAAGTAATTTCTCATATCAACTGAATAGCCTATAACAGGAATGCAATTATTTCCTACTTTCAATCAAGTAGCTCTTCTGAGCACTCGTATCAACTCATGAGATAGAAAGAGGGGAAATGGGTGACATATCTCATGCACAAGCAGGACAATGTGGAGTCCCAcatctttattttccatgctttATCCTCATTCTCAGTATCTTTCGGGTGTAATTGAGAAATTAACTTCAATAATCAAAATGCTTAGGAGACAGTATTACCTTCTGAGACAAGTCTAGGAGCCATATTGATTGGACGCATATAGTGCG
It includes:
- the LOC18597115 gene encoding beta-glucosidase 46 isoform X1, which gives rise to MDVSRMLCIGFFLLQVFLLPLSISSELLTLEQSLGNLSAFPPNFLFGTASSAYQHEGGFMSDGKGLNNWDVYSHKPGNMIADGSNGDIAVDHYHRYLEDIDLMHSLGVNSYRFSISWARILPKGRFGKINEAGINFYNKLIDALLLKGIKPLVTLTHVDFPQELEDRYGSWLSPEWQEDFAYFADICFKSFGDRVKYWVTFNEPDFQVKFAYRTGIFPPSRCSWPFGNCTYGDSEKEPFIAAHNIILAHIAAVHIYRTKYQETQGGSIGIVLHCFWFESISNSLADKLAAERAQSFTMKWFLDPIIFGRYPPEMQNILGSILPEFSTTEKEKLNKGLDFIGVNHYSSYYVKDCMFSVCEPGTGTSKTEGFWGQSSQKNGIPIGELTDLDWLNVYPQGMEKIVTYLKETYHNIPMIITENGYGEVSKANSTTEEFLHDVKRVEYLAGYLDQLSTAIRKGADVRGYFVWSLLDNFEWNFGYTVRFGLHHVDFKTLKRTPKSSATWYKNFISENGQVQDQKPGHVQNHPYYY
- the LOC18597115 gene encoding beta-glucosidase 46 isoform X3 encodes the protein MDVSRMLCIGFFLLQVFLLPLSISSELLTLEQSLGNLSAFPPNFLFGTASSAYQHEGGFMSDGKGLNNWDVYSHKPGNMIADGSNGDIAVDHYHRYLEDIDLMHSLGVNSYRFSISWARILPKGRFGKINEAGINFYNKLIDALLLKGIKPLVTLTHVDFPQELEDRYGSWLSPEWQEDFAYFADICFKSFGDRVKYWVTFNEPDFQVKFAYRTGIFPPSRCSWPFGNCTYGDSEKEPFIAAHNIILAHIAAVHIYRTKYQETQGGSIGIVLHCFWFESISNSLADKLAAERAQSFTMKWFLDPIIFGRYPPEMQNILGSILPEFSTTEKEKLNKGLDFIGVNHYSSYYVKDCMFSVCEPGTGTSKTEGFWGQSSQKNGIPIGELTDLDWLNVYPQGMEKIVTYLKETYHNIPMIITENGYGEVSKANSTTEEFLHDVKRVEYLAGYLDQLSTAISFLAFP
- the LOC18597115 gene encoding beta-glucosidase 46 isoform X2, with translation MDVSRMLCIGFFLLQVFLLPLSISSELLTLEQSLGNLSAFPPNFLFGTASSAYQEDIDLMHSLGVNSYRFSISWARILPKGRFGKINEAGINFYNKLIDALLLKGIKPLVTLTHVDFPQELEDRYGSWLSPEWQEDFAYFADICFKSFGDRVKYWVTFNEPDFQVKFAYRTGIFPPSRCSWPFGNCTYGDSEKEPFIAAHNIILAHIAAVHIYRTKYQETQGGSIGIVLHCFWFESISNSLADKLAAERAQSFTMKWFLDPIIFGRYPPEMQNILGSILPEFSTTEKEKLNKGLDFIGVNHYSSYYVKDCMFSVCEPGTGTSKTEGFWGQSSQKNGIPIGELTDLDWLNVYPQGMEKIVTYLKETYHNIPMIITENGYGEVSKANSTTEEFLHDVKRVEYLAGYLDQLSTAIRKGADVRGYFVWSLLDNFEWNFGYTVRFGLHHVDFKTLKRTPKSSATWYKNFISENGQVQDQKPGHVQNHPYYY
- the LOC18597115 gene encoding beta-glucosidase 46 isoform X4, producing the protein MIADGSNGDIAVDHYHRYLEDIDLMHSLGVNSYRFSISWARILPKGRFGKINEAGINFYNKLIDALLLKGIKPLVTLTHVDFPQELEDRYGSWLSPEWQEDFAYFADICFKSFGDRVKYWVTFNEPDFQVKFAYRTGIFPPSRCSWPFGNCTYGDSEKEPFIAAHNIILAHIAAVHIYRTKYQETQGGSIGIVLHCFWFESISNSLADKLAAERAQSFTMKWFLDPIIFGRYPPEMQNILGSILPEFSTTEKEKLNKGLDFIGVNHYSSYYVKDCMFSVCEPGTGTSKTEGFWGQSSQKNGIPIGELTDLDWLNVYPQGMEKIVTYLKETYHNIPMIITENGYGEVSKANSTTEEFLHDVKRVEYLAGYLDQLSTAIRKGADVRGYFVWSLLDNFEWNFGYTVRFGLHHVDFKTLKRTPKSSATWYKNFISENGQVQDQKPGHVQNHPYYY
- the LOC18597115 gene encoding beta-glucosidase 46 isoform X5 — protein: MHSLGVNSYRFSISWARILPKGRFGKINEAGINFYNKLIDALLLKGIKPLVTLTHVDFPQELEDRYGSWLSPEWQEDFAYFADICFKSFGDRVKYWVTFNEPDFQVKFAYRTGIFPPSRCSWPFGNCTYGDSEKEPFIAAHNIILAHIAAVHIYRTKYQETQGGSIGIVLHCFWFESISNSLADKLAAERAQSFTMKWFLDPIIFGRYPPEMQNILGSILPEFSTTEKEKLNKGLDFIGVNHYSSYYVKDCMFSVCEPGTGTSKTEGFWGQSSQKNGIPIGELTDLDWLNVYPQGMEKIVTYLKETYHNIPMIITENGYGEVSKANSTTEEFLHDVKRVEYLAGYLDQLSTAIRKGADVRGYFVWSLLDNFEWNFGYTVRFGLHHVDFKTLKRTPKSSATWYKNFISENGQVQDQKPGHVQNHPYYY
- the LOC18597116 gene encoding beta-glucosidase 46, with product MDISMLYIGSFLLQILFMLPLSISSELQTLKQTLGNPSSSFPPNFLFGTASSAYQYEGGYLSDGKGLNNWDVYTHKPENVIDGSNGDVAVDHYNRYMEDIDLMVSLGVNSYRFSISWARILPKGKFGEVNPAGINFYNKLIDALLLKGIEPFVTLTHVDLPQEIEDRYGSWLSPESQEDFAYFAEVCFRSFGDRVKYWVTFNEPNYQVKFGYRTGTFPPSRCSWPFGNCTSGDSDKEPFIAAHNIILSHAAAVHIYRTKYQAKQGGSIGIVLNCAWFEPISNSLADKLAAERAQSFSINWFLDPIIFGRYPIEMQNILGSILPEFSITEKEKLQKGLDFIGINHYSSSYVQDCMFSACEPGTGTSKTEGFWRQTSQKNGIPIGESTDLDWLYVYPRGMEKIVTYLKKRYHNIPMIITENGYGEEGKANATIEDFLQDVKRAEYMAGYLDALSTAIRKGADVRGYFAWSLLDNFEWQYGYTRRFGVHHVDYKTLKRTPKFSASWYKEFIAVQGKVKYQTTERVQKHPYYY